Proteins encoded within one genomic window of Brachybacterium avium:
- the folP gene encoding dihydropteroate synthase produces the protein MSSPLRRPAGLPDRAGGEGTLVMGVLNVTPDSFSDGGEHDAPAAAIAHGRLLVAQGAAIVDVGGESTRPGAPRVDEDEELRRVLPVVSALAAEDIVVSVDTMRASVAAASVEAGALIVNDVSAGRADVDMGSEAARLRTRLGTPPVFIAMHWRGHSDVMNELAVYEDVARDSAAELAERLATLREAGVEDRFLVADPGLGFSKTGEQNWEVLARWESIASHGLPILIGASRKRFVGALGVDRDLATAAISAYSAEHGAWAVRVHEVAPSVAAVRVGDRLHRSIHR, from the coding sequence ATGAGCAGCCCGCTGCGCCGTCCCGCCGGTCTGCCCGACCGGGCCGGCGGTGAGGGGACGCTGGTGATGGGCGTCCTGAACGTCACCCCGGATTCCTTCTCCGACGGCGGTGAGCATGACGCTCCCGCCGCCGCGATCGCGCATGGCCGGCTCCTGGTGGCGCAGGGTGCCGCGATCGTCGATGTCGGCGGCGAGTCGACGCGGCCCGGCGCCCCGCGCGTGGACGAGGACGAGGAGCTGCGCCGGGTGCTGCCGGTCGTCTCCGCCCTGGCGGCCGAGGACATCGTGGTCAGCGTGGACACCATGCGTGCCTCCGTCGCCGCGGCGAGCGTCGAGGCGGGTGCCCTGATCGTCAACGATGTCTCCGCAGGGCGGGCGGATGTGGACATGGGCAGCGAAGCGGCGCGCCTCCGCACCCGCCTGGGCACCCCGCCGGTGTTCATCGCGATGCACTGGCGCGGGCACAGCGATGTGATGAACGAGCTGGCCGTCTATGAGGATGTGGCGCGGGACAGCGCCGCCGAGCTCGCCGAGCGTCTCGCCACGCTGCGCGAGGCTGGGGTCGAGGATCGCTTCCTCGTCGCGGACCCGGGGCTGGGATTCTCCAAGACCGGGGAGCAGAACTGGGAGGTGCTGGCCCGCTGGGAATCGATCGCCTCCCACGGGCTGCCGATCCTCATCGGGGCCTCCCGCAAACGGTTCGTCGGCGCGCTCGGCGTGGATCGTGATCTCGCGACCGCAGCGATCAGCGCCTACAGCGCCGAGCACGGTGCCTGGGCGGTGCGGGTGCACGAGGTCGCACCCTCGGTCGCCGCGGTGCGCGTCGGCGACCGGTTGCATCGGAGCATCCACCGATGA
- the folK gene encoding 2-amino-4-hydroxy-6-hydroxymethyldihydropteridine diphosphokinase, with amino-acid sequence MSILRGAPATGLQLVDRIEVTGIRAWGHHGVLAAETQLGQQFIADITLHLSTAAAGRTDALSRTVNYAEAAHAVREELTGGPYALVETLAERIAQRILTDTGYPLVRRVEVRIHKPAAPVGLPVDDVTVSITRDAAPVPAVLALGTNLGDRAQHLHGALELLAATDGIEVEWTGPVLETAPVGGPTGQGRFLNSVIGVSTGLGPFTLLEAAHRAEHAAHRERLVRWGPRTLDVDVITYGSWTSQDELLTVPHPRAHLRAFVLAPWHAARPGAELPGHGPIGALLAAAEDRDGLRPGPEIEGYGIS; translated from the coding sequence ATGAGCATCCTGAGGGGAGCCCCTGCCACCGGGCTGCAGCTGGTGGACCGCATCGAGGTCACCGGCATCCGCGCCTGGGGTCACCACGGCGTGCTCGCGGCGGAGACGCAGCTGGGCCAGCAGTTCATCGCCGACATCACCCTGCACCTCTCCACCGCCGCTGCCGGCCGCACCGATGCGCTCTCCCGCACGGTCAACTACGCCGAGGCGGCTCATGCCGTCCGCGAGGAGCTCACCGGCGGGCCCTACGCGCTGGTCGAGACCCTCGCAGAGCGGATCGCCCAGCGGATCCTCACCGACACCGGATATCCGCTGGTGCGCCGGGTCGAGGTCCGGATCCACAAACCGGCTGCACCGGTCGGTCTGCCCGTCGATGATGTCACCGTGAGCATCACCCGGGACGCCGCACCGGTGCCGGCCGTGCTCGCCCTCGGCACCAACCTCGGCGACCGCGCCCAGCATCTCCACGGCGCGCTCGAGCTGCTGGCCGCCACGGACGGCATCGAGGTGGAATGGACCGGGCCGGTGCTGGAGACCGCGCCCGTCGGCGGTCCGACGGGGCAGGGCAGATTCCTGAACTCCGTGATCGGGGTGAGCACCGGTCTGGGCCCTTTCACACTGCTGGAGGCGGCGCATCGGGCCGAGCATGCCGCCCACCGGGAGCGCCTGGTGCGCTGGGGACCGCGCACGCTCGACGTCGACGTGATCACCTACGGGAGCTGGACCAGCCAGGACGAGCTCCTGACCGTGCCGCATCCGCGAGCCCACCTGCGCGCCTTCGTCCTGGCACCCTGGCACGCCGCGCGTCCCGGAGCGGAGCTGCCGGGCCATGGCCCGATCGGCGCGCTGCTGGCCGCGGCCGAGGACCGCGACGGGCTGCGTCCCGGTCCTGAGATCGAGGGGTACGGGATCTCGTGA
- a CDS encoding DUF3180 domain-containing protein: protein MKPLNVPVLVLILVVGAGFGAQMLETLASRGHSLPIAGWLTTVVLLVLSTVLLIVGLPLRRYMLESAERREHPSFAPRRHQIDLLTAYRIVLLARACAYTGAVVGGIFVGQALFLLLTGTGDPLRGILPTAAAALAGILLGVLGVIVEHWGQLPPEDGERAAEGAGAGG from the coding sequence GTGAAGCCCCTGAACGTGCCGGTGCTGGTGCTGATCCTGGTGGTCGGCGCCGGATTCGGGGCGCAGATGCTGGAGACCCTCGCCTCCCGGGGCCACTCGCTGCCGATCGCCGGCTGGCTCACCACGGTGGTGCTGCTGGTGCTCAGCACGGTGCTGCTGATCGTGGGGCTGCCGCTGCGGCGCTACATGCTCGAGAGCGCCGAGCGCCGCGAGCATCCGAGCTTCGCCCCGCGGCGCCACCAGATCGACCTTCTCACCGCCTACCGGATCGTGCTGCTCGCCCGCGCATGCGCCTACACCGGGGCCGTGGTCGGCGGGATCTTCGTCGGCCAGGCGCTGTTCCTGCTCCTGACCGGCACCGGTGATCCGTTGAGGGGGATCCTGCCCACCGCCGCCGCCGCCCTCGCCGGGATCCTGCTGGGTGTGCTGGGCGTGATCGTCGAACACTGGGGCCAGCTGCCACCGGAGGACGGAGAGAGGGCCGCGGAGGGCGCTGGGGCCGGCGGCTGA
- a CDS encoding PH domain-containing protein — protein sequence MSSTPDPAAQTVPGMVPEAAPAATAPDPALSDAPDGLLGASALRPVSTSLIPARYVAGIIGYVIWVLMIAGLITAAALSGMWWIAALGLLPLLILLQSLLLTPRRVRAIGYLDAEEDLTIASGIMFRSVHTIPYGRVQSVKIDEGPVDRRYGLAKLTVSTANGASTVVLPGLPKAEAERLRALLTARGIETMAAL from the coding sequence ATGAGCTCCACCCCCGATCCCGCCGCGCAGACCGTCCCGGGCATGGTTCCGGAGGCGGCACCGGCCGCGACGGCGCCCGACCCGGCGCTGTCCGATGCTCCCGATGGTCTGCTCGGAGCGAGCGCGCTGCGCCCGGTCTCGACCTCGCTGATCCCTGCCCGCTACGTCGCAGGCATCATCGGCTATGTGATCTGGGTGCTGATGATCGCCGGTCTGATCACGGCGGCGGCGCTGTCCGGGATGTGGTGGATCGCCGCGCTGGGGCTCCTGCCGCTGCTGATCCTGCTCCAGAGCCTGCTGCTGACCCCGCGCCGGGTACGCGCCATCGGCTACCTGGACGCCGAGGAGGATCTCACCATCGCCAGCGGCATCATGTTCCGTTCCGTGCACACCATCCCGTACGGACGGGTGCAGTCGGTGAAGATCGACGAGGGCCCCGTGGATCGCCGCTACGGCCTCGCGAAGCTGACGGTGAGCACGGCCAACGGGGCGTCGACCGTCGTCCTGCCGGGACTGCCGAAGGCGGAGGCCGAGCGGTTGCGGGCCCTGCTGACCGCCCGCGGCATCGAGACCATGGCAGCGCTGTGA
- a CDS encoding PH domain-containing protein: MSTPDHGPVEPGPPSAPVPAVEPGATAARRRTHPITPLVTGWKIVVGVIAVLTAQNIARLAEDFTVTRALIGLAMLVLVVVIAIVLSGFSWWFTTYAVDEAGVSLHRGMISRSREYAPRARIESVSVERPLLARLLGLAKVRVEVAGGGDSYLDIEYIRSADAEQLRRGILDVAAVDAPAGPAPEAEGGAEAASAAASTAGQRWDQAEAPGPVGRQTGAQGPAGRSLEEILHDDVAEGELIAQIPTRRLIHSLLRDPGFLLSIVVGVLGVLAALALVIWQDGVSFAILVALLPTAIAIPKYVFGRIESGWGFVSRITERGLRMRRGLANTRTDNIAAGRIQRFELRRPLLWRSPGWTAVTVTVAGIEDSEENGAAHVLPVGEREELRATLGHLAAPLGTPDDLGTIEHLLSAPAREIDGLRTPVRAFWISRRTRVAVLLPGALVQRSGVLARHLEIIPRERIQGLTVQDGPFARKLGVLDLRAGVAGETMLLSDLPRRDVLALHAVLARDAATLRRYRDRAHWPQPALSLVGAGAGPAGGVQ; this comes from the coding sequence GTGAGCACCCCTGACCACGGGCCCGTCGAGCCCGGCCCCCCGTCCGCTCCGGTTCCCGCCGTCGAGCCCGGGGCGACGGCCGCGCGCCGCCGCACCCACCCCATCACCCCGCTGGTCACCGGCTGGAAGATCGTGGTGGGCGTCATCGCCGTGCTCACTGCGCAGAACATCGCCCGACTGGCCGAGGACTTCACCGTGACCCGCGCCCTGATCGGGCTGGCCATGCTGGTGCTGGTCGTGGTGATCGCCATCGTCCTGTCGGGGTTCAGCTGGTGGTTCACCACCTACGCGGTCGACGAGGCCGGGGTCTCCCTGCACCGCGGCATGATCAGCCGGTCACGGGAGTACGCCCCCCGTGCCCGCATCGAGTCGGTCTCGGTCGAGCGGCCGCTGCTGGCCCGTCTGCTGGGGCTGGCGAAGGTGCGGGTCGAGGTCGCCGGCGGCGGGGATTCCTACCTCGACATCGAATACATCCGCTCCGCGGATGCCGAGCAGCTCCGTCGCGGCATCCTCGACGTCGCGGCGGTCGATGCCCCGGCCGGCCCGGCACCCGAGGCGGAGGGCGGCGCGGAGGCCGCTTCGGCCGCTGCCTCGACGGCGGGGCAGCGGTGGGATCAGGCCGAGGCCCCGGGGCCGGTCGGCCGGCAGACGGGCGCGCAGGGACCGGCCGGACGCTCGCTGGAGGAGATCCTGCACGACGACGTCGCCGAGGGCGAGCTGATCGCGCAGATCCCGACCCGGCGCCTGATCCACTCCCTGCTGCGCGACCCGGGATTCCTCCTCAGCATCGTCGTGGGCGTCCTCGGGGTGCTCGCGGCGCTCGCCCTGGTGATCTGGCAGGACGGGGTGTCCTTCGCGATCCTCGTGGCCCTGCTGCCCACCGCGATCGCGATCCCCAAGTACGTCTTCGGCCGCATCGAATCCGGGTGGGGCTTCGTCTCCCGCATCACCGAGCGCGGGCTGCGGATGCGGCGCGGGCTGGCCAACACCCGCACCGACAACATCGCCGCGGGGCGCATCCAGCGCTTCGAGCTGCGACGCCCGCTGCTGTGGCGCAGCCCCGGCTGGACCGCGGTGACCGTCACCGTCGCCGGCATCGAGGACAGCGAGGAGAACGGGGCCGCGCACGTGCTGCCGGTCGGTGAGCGCGAGGAGCTGCGGGCGACGCTCGGCCACCTGGCCGCACCGCTGGGCACCCCGGATGACCTGGGGACGATCGAGCACCTGCTCTCCGCCCCGGCACGGGAGATCGACGGGCTGCGCACCCCGGTCCGCGCCTTCTGGATCTCCCGACGGACCCGCGTGGCGGTGCTCCTGCCGGGAGCGCTGGTCCAGCGCAGCGGAGTCCTCGCCCGACATCTGGAGATCATCCCCCGGGAACGGATCCAGGGGCTCACCGTCCAGGACGGCCCTTTCGCCCGGAAGCTGGGGGTCCTGGATCTGCGAGCCGGCGTCGCCGGCGAGACCATGCTGCTGTCGGACCTGCCCCGCCGTGACGTCCTCGCCCTCCACGCAGTGCTCGCCCGCGACGCCGCCACGCTCCGCCGCTATCGGGACCGGGCGCACTGGCCGCAGCCCGCCCTGTCGCTCGTCGGCGCTGGGGCGGGACCGGCCGGGGGAGTGCAGTGA
- a CDS encoding Rossmann-like and DUF2520 domain-containing protein, with product MTPPRLGIGVIGAGRVGAVLGAALRAEGHAITGAYAVSDASRDRAAALLPGVPLLGVAELVERSEMLLLAVPDDQLAPLAAGIAATGMAPGGQLVVHTSGRYGTEVLAPLARQGSATLALHPAMTFTGTRSDLARLIGCPMGITAPPDLLPIAAALAVELGGEAVVIAEGDRPLYHAGLAHAANHLVVLVDQAREALSRLGIEDPGSYLRPLLEAALDESLRHGAKALTGPVVRGDAGTVQSHLDALADLDATGTPGEHGDVADTYRVLALAALTRARLPEDTRARIRVLLEDQPPREDEA from the coding sequence GTGACCCCGCCGCGCCTGGGCATCGGCGTGATCGGTGCGGGCCGGGTGGGTGCCGTGCTCGGCGCCGCACTGCGCGCCGAGGGCCACGCGATCACCGGCGCCTACGCCGTCTCCGACGCCTCCCGGGACCGTGCCGCCGCGCTGCTGCCCGGTGTGCCGCTGCTGGGCGTGGCGGAGCTGGTCGAACGCAGCGAGATGCTGCTGCTGGCCGTGCCCGATGATCAGCTGGCACCATTGGCCGCCGGCATCGCGGCCACCGGCATGGCTCCCGGCGGGCAGCTGGTCGTGCACACCTCCGGGCGCTACGGCACCGAAGTGCTGGCGCCGCTCGCCCGCCAAGGCAGCGCGACCCTCGCCCTGCATCCCGCGATGACCTTCACCGGCACCCGGTCCGACCTCGCTCGCCTGATCGGCTGCCCGATGGGGATCACCGCCCCGCCCGATCTGCTGCCCATCGCCGCCGCCCTCGCAGTGGAGCTGGGCGGGGAGGCCGTGGTGATCGCTGAAGGCGACCGTCCTCTGTACCACGCGGGCCTCGCGCACGCCGCCAACCACCTGGTGGTGCTGGTGGACCAGGCCCGGGAGGCCCTGTCCCGGCTCGGGATCGAGGATCCCGGCAGCTATCTCCGCCCGCTGCTGGAGGCGGCGCTGGACGAATCCCTCCGCCACGGGGCGAAGGCGCTGACCGGGCCCGTCGTGCGGGGGGACGCCGGCACCGTCCAGTCCCACCTGGACGCGCTGGCGGACCTCGACGCCACCGGAACACCGGGAGAGCACGGGGATGTCGCGGACACCTACCGCGTGCTGGCGCTGGCGGCGCTGACGCGTGCGAGACTCCCGGAGGACACCCGGGCGAGAATCCGGGTGCTGCTGGAGGACCAGCCGCCCAGGGAGGACGAGGCATGA
- the lysS gene encoding lysine--tRNA ligase, producing the protein MSENLPALDTTDTSDQVAVRRAKRERLLARGEEAYPVSVPVTDTISEVRAQYDQLGAGEETQDVVGVAGRVVFQRNKGKLAFITLQDGAGQRLQIMASQAVIGEERLSALKADVDLGDHVFFHGRVGASRRGELSIFADTWQMAAKAVRPLPVLHAGLSEESRVRHRYVDLIVRQEARDTVRQRAEVMHSLRTSFHDRGYVEVETPMLQVIPSGAAARPFVTHMNAFDLDLYLRIAPELFLKRAAVGGLEKVFEINRNFRNEGADSTHSPEFAMLEAYQAYGDYDTIGDLTQRLVQEAAEHATGSQVVTLTDGSEYDFSGEWAQITIYGSLSESLGEEITPETTPERLREIARSLDLDLDHPKFGHGKLVEELFENRVGDHLYEPTFVRDFPVETSPLVRAHRSQPGVVEKWDLYVRGFELGTGYSELVDPVIQRERFAQQAQLAAQGDDEAMRLDEDFLEAMEYALPPTGGMGMGVDRLLMALTGLGIRETILFPLVKPEA; encoded by the coding sequence ATGAGCGAGAATCTCCCTGCCCTCGACACGACGGACACCTCCGACCAGGTCGCGGTCCGCAGAGCGAAGCGGGAGCGGCTGCTGGCACGCGGCGAGGAGGCCTATCCCGTCTCGGTCCCGGTGACCGACACCATCTCCGAAGTGCGTGCGCAGTACGACCAGCTCGGGGCCGGTGAGGAGACGCAGGACGTCGTCGGCGTCGCCGGCCGCGTCGTCTTCCAGCGCAACAAGGGGAAGCTGGCCTTCATCACCCTCCAGGACGGGGCCGGGCAGCGCCTGCAGATCATGGCCTCGCAGGCGGTCATCGGCGAGGAGCGGCTGAGCGCGCTCAAGGCCGACGTCGACCTCGGCGACCATGTCTTCTTCCACGGCCGGGTGGGCGCCTCCCGCCGCGGTGAGCTGAGCATCTTCGCCGATACCTGGCAGATGGCGGCCAAGGCCGTGCGGCCGCTCCCGGTCCTCCATGCCGGTCTCTCGGAGGAGTCGCGGGTCCGACACCGCTACGTCGACCTCATCGTGCGCCAGGAGGCCCGCGACACCGTGCGCCAGCGGGCCGAGGTCATGCACTCGCTGCGCACCTCCTTCCACGACCGGGGCTACGTCGAGGTCGAGACGCCGATGCTGCAGGTGATCCCCTCCGGCGCCGCGGCCCGGCCGTTCGTCACCCACATGAACGCCTTCGACCTGGATCTCTATCTGAGGATCGCCCCGGAGCTGTTCCTGAAGCGGGCGGCCGTGGGCGGGCTCGAGAAGGTCTTCGAGATCAACCGCAACTTCCGCAATGAGGGCGCGGACTCCACGCATTCCCCGGAGTTCGCGATGCTCGAGGCATATCAGGCGTACGGAGATTACGACACGATCGGCGATCTCACCCAGCGGCTCGTGCAGGAGGCGGCCGAGCATGCCACCGGATCTCAGGTCGTCACGCTGACCGATGGATCGGAGTACGACTTCTCGGGCGAATGGGCGCAGATCACGATCTACGGCTCCCTCTCGGAATCCCTCGGCGAAGAGATCACCCCGGAGACCACGCCGGAACGGCTTCGCGAGATCGCGCGTTCCCTCGATCTTGATCTCGATCACCCCAAGTTCGGTCACGGGAAGCTCGTCGAGGAGCTGTTCGAGAATCGCGTCGGCGATCATCTCTACGAGCCGACCTTCGTGCGCGATTTCCCGGTCGAGACGAGCCCGCTGGTGCGTGCGCATCGTTCGCAGCCCGGCGTGGTCGAGAAGTGGGATCTCTACGTGCGCGGGTTCGAGCTCGGCACCGGATATTCGGAGCTGGTGGACCCGGTGATCCAGCGTGAGCGGTTCGCCCAGCAGGCACAGCTCGCCGCACAGGGTGACGACGAGGCGATGCGCCTGGACGAGGACTTCCTCGAGGCGATGGAGTACGCGCTGCCACCGACCGGCGGCATGGGCATGGGAGTGGACCGCCTTCTCATGGCATTGACCGGCCTGGGAATCCGCGAGACCATTCTGTTCCCGCTCGTGAAGCCGGAGGCCTGA
- a CDS encoding histone-like nucleoid-structuring protein Lsr2, with translation MARKTYVELIDDLTGDKADETVNFALDGVAYEIDLTEANASKLREELGSWVEKARRVGGRRSRGTAPARTSSNDSAKIREWARGAGYEVPDRGRISGTIRKAYEEAHAE, from the coding sequence ATGGCACGGAAGACCTACGTGGAGCTCATCGACGATCTGACCGGTGACAAGGCTGACGAGACGGTGAACTTCGCCCTGGACGGAGTCGCCTACGAGATCGACCTGACAGAGGCGAACGCCTCGAAGCTCCGTGAGGAGCTCGGCAGCTGGGTGGAGAAGGCGCGCCGGGTGGGTGGTCGTCGTTCTCGCGGGACCGCTCCCGCACGCACGAGCTCCAACGACTCCGCCAAGATCCGTGAGTGGGCTCGCGGAGCCGGCTACGAGGTCCCGGATCGTGGCCGCATCTCCGGGACCATCCGCAAGGCGTACGAAGAGGCCCACGCGGAATGA
- a CDS encoding aldose 1-epimerase family protein, whose translation MNHATDTMGLELPAAGGAARDRGELFTLDAGAYQAEISSVGATLESLTVGGRDLLVRNPETGPMQFHRGAIVAPWPNRIGDGTYTWDGQEIRTALTEPERGNALHGLVSFQAFTPAALSEDELVLRTELFPSTGYPFHLLLTVHYALDPQEGLSTTVTARNLGAQDAPYGTCPHPYLVAGTEPLDTWSLQVTAGTVLLVSEDRLLPTGTAEVAPGSEFDFRAARTLGPLFLDHAFTDLGRDGQDRVVVTVSAPGGTGVELSAGPECPWLQLHTGDRPEPENNRLGLAVEPMTCPPDAFRTGTDVVRLVPGAEHAASWTLRGW comes from the coding sequence ATGAACCATGCCACAGACACCATGGGCCTCGAGCTGCCCGCCGCCGGCGGCGCCGCCCGTGACCGCGGAGAGCTGTTCACCCTCGACGCGGGCGCGTACCAGGCAGAGATCTCCTCGGTGGGGGCGACCCTCGAGTCCCTCACCGTCGGCGGTCGCGATCTGCTGGTGCGCAACCCCGAGACCGGCCCCATGCAGTTCCACCGCGGGGCGATCGTCGCGCCGTGGCCCAATCGGATCGGCGACGGGACCTACACCTGGGACGGCCAGGAGATCCGCACCGCGCTCACCGAGCCCGAACGAGGCAACGCGCTGCACGGCCTGGTCTCCTTCCAGGCCTTCACCCCGGCAGCCCTCTCGGAGGACGAGCTGGTTCTGCGCACCGAGCTGTTCCCCTCCACGGGATATCCCTTCCACCTGCTGCTGACGGTGCACTACGCGCTGGATCCGCAGGAGGGTCTCAGCACCACCGTGACCGCGCGCAACCTCGGCGCACAGGACGCTCCCTACGGGACGTGCCCGCATCCGTACCTGGTCGCCGGGACGGAGCCGCTGGATACCTGGTCGCTCCAGGTCACCGCGGGGACCGTGCTCCTCGTCAGCGAGGACCGGCTGCTGCCCACCGGTACTGCCGAGGTCGCTCCCGGCAGCGAGTTCGATTTCCGCGCCGCACGGACTCTCGGCCCGCTGTTCCTCGACCACGCCTTCACCGATCTCGGCCGTGACGGTCAGGACCGGGTGGTGGTGACCGTCTCCGCCCCGGGCGGCACCGGGGTGGAGCTGAGCGCTGGTCCGGAATGTCCCTGGCTGCAGCTTCACACCGGTGATCGCCCGGAGCCGGAGAACAACCGGCTGGGGCTCGCCGTGGAGCCGATGACCTGCCCGCCCGATGCCTTCCGCACCGGCACAGATGTGGTGCGCCTGGTCCCCGGCGCGGAGCATGCCGCGTCCTGGACCCTGCGGGGCTGGTGA
- a CDS encoding LutC/YkgG family protein encodes MSEWTDARPARTPGMTAKEEILARVRAALAVPRRDEVTESGDVPRTYQRADDKQEIRTAPTKVRGVLVQRLEDCAATVHRTTAAAAPAAIAAALGGARSAVVPSGLPAAWLTQLDASLVVDDGATTSHELDAFDAVLTGCHTAIALTGTLVLRSDDRGGRRALSLVPDRHVVVVESEQVVLGVPKAIERMGQDAAAAWTMISGPSATRNIEFERVEGMHGPRRLEVVLIEPEPEPAPTTAAASVPEATQDPSSTAAPARTQEKTS; translated from the coding sequence ATGAGCGAGTGGACGGACGCCCGCCCCGCACGCACCCCGGGGATGACCGCGAAAGAGGAGATCCTCGCCCGGGTGCGGGCAGCGCTCGCGGTCCCGCGCCGCGATGAGGTCACCGAGTCCGGCGATGTGCCGCGCACCTACCAGCGGGCCGACGACAAGCAGGAGATCCGCACCGCCCCCACGAAGGTGCGCGGTGTGCTGGTCCAGCGTCTCGAGGACTGCGCGGCGACGGTCCACCGCACCACTGCAGCCGCGGCCCCGGCGGCGATCGCCGCCGCACTGGGCGGGGCGCGCAGCGCGGTGGTCCCCTCCGGTCTGCCCGCGGCCTGGCTCACGCAGCTCGACGCTTCGCTGGTGGTCGACGACGGGGCCACCACCTCGCATGAGCTCGACGCGTTCGATGCGGTGCTCACCGGCTGCCATACGGCGATCGCTCTGACCGGCACACTGGTGCTGCGCAGCGATGATCGGGGCGGACGCCGTGCGCTCAGCCTGGTGCCCGACCGCCACGTGGTCGTCGTGGAGTCCGAGCAGGTGGTGCTCGGCGTCCCCAAGGCGATCGAGCGCATGGGCCAGGACGCCGCTGCGGCCTGGACCATGATCTCCGGACCCAGTGCGACCAGGAATATCGAGTTCGAGCGGGTCGAGGGCATGCATGGTCCCCGACGCCTCGAGGTCGTCCTCATCGAGCCGGAACCGGAACCGGCCCCCACGACAGCGGCGGCGTCCGTGCCGGAGGCCACGCAGGATCCCTCATCGACGGCCGCACCGGCCCGCACCCAGGAGAAGACCTCATGA
- a CDS encoding lactate utilization protein B: MSSVDLGIPTVRPQHASPSSHLRGGRSFPEAAREELGDGRLRENLRHATSTIQSKRASAVREVRDWQKLRNAGSALKWQVTDHLPELLEQLETSVTAAGGVVHWARDAEEAGEIVTRLALERGAQEVLKVKSSATREIGLNEVLAHAGIRAIESDLAELIVQLAGDAPSHLVLPAIHRNRSEIREILLAAMPDLDPSITDEPAELAGAARRFLREKFLEMPGSVAISGADFAVADTGTMVVVESEGNGRMCLTLPRTLISVVGIEALVPSFQDLEVFLQLLPRSSTGERMSPCTTLFTGVHEGDGPEEFHLVLLDNGRSAVLEDPEGRSALHCIQCSACLNVCPVYNRTGGQAYGSTYPGPIGAILSPQMTGMHGSDDPNSTLPYASSLCGACYDVCPVKINIPEVLVHLRAEDVDRRRESRGDFHGTWDVALRGASTLMASPRAYDLAVRSAGPLSSVLPGKNIGKLPGLLPLLTGWTDHRDLPKPGASFRSWWDQHEKDRAAQGPAHDPGSTDEEHS; this comes from the coding sequence GTGAGCTCAGTGGATCTCGGGATCCCGACCGTTCGTCCGCAGCACGCTTCCCCGAGCTCGCACCTGCGCGGTGGGCGCAGTTTCCCCGAGGCGGCGCGGGAGGAGCTCGGCGACGGGAGATTGCGCGAGAACCTTCGTCACGCCACCTCGACGATCCAGTCCAAACGCGCCTCGGCGGTGCGCGAGGTGCGCGACTGGCAGAAGCTGCGCAATGCCGGCAGCGCGTTGAAGTGGCAGGTCACCGATCATCTTCCAGAGCTGTTGGAGCAGCTCGAGACCTCCGTGACCGCGGCCGGCGGAGTGGTGCACTGGGCGCGCGATGCCGAAGAGGCCGGGGAGATCGTCACCCGTCTGGCGCTCGAACGCGGTGCCCAGGAGGTGCTGAAGGTCAAGTCGTCAGCGACCCGGGAGATCGGGCTCAACGAGGTGCTCGCCCATGCCGGTATCAGGGCGATCGAGTCCGATCTCGCCGAGCTCATCGTGCAGCTCGCCGGGGATGCACCGTCCCATCTCGTGCTTCCTGCGATCCACCGCAACCGGTCCGAGATCCGGGAGATCCTGCTGGCGGCCATGCCGGATCTGGATCCGTCGATCACCGACGAGCCGGCGGAGCTGGCGGGGGCGGCCCGCCGGTTCCTGCGGGAGAAGTTCCTGGAGATGCCCGGTTCGGTGGCGATCTCCGGGGCGGACTTCGCGGTGGCCGACACCGGCACCATGGTCGTCGTCGAGTCGGAGGGCAACGGCCGCATGTGCCTGACCCTGCCGAGAACTCTCATCTCCGTGGTCGGCATCGAGGCGCTCGTGCCGAGCTTCCAGGACCTGGAGGTGTTCCTGCAGCTGCTCCCCCGCTCCTCCACCGGAGAGCGGATGAGCCCGTGCACGACCCTGTTCACCGGGGTCCATGAGGGAGACGGCCCCGAGGAGTTCCATCTCGTGCTGCTGGACAATGGTCGTTCCGCAGTGCTCGAGGATCCGGAGGGGCGCAGCGCGCTGCACTGCATCCAGTGCTCGGCGTGCCTGAACGTCTGCCCGGTCTACAACCGCACCGGCGGTCAGGCCTATGGCTCCACCTATCCCGGTCCGATCGGCGCGATCCTCTCACCGCAGATGACGGGGATGCACGGCAGCGATGATCCGAACTCGACGCTGCCGTACGCCTCGAGCCTGTGCGGCGCCTGCTATGACGTGTGCCCCGTGAAGATCAACATCCCCGAGGTGCTCGTGCATCTGCGGGCCGAGGATGTCGACCGGCGGCGGGAGAGCCGCGGTGACTTCCACGGCACCTGGGATGTGGCGCTGCGGGGCGCGAGCACGCTGATGGCCTCGCCCCGCGCCTACGACCTCGCGGTGCGCTCGGCCGGTCCGCTCAGCTCGGTGCTGCCCGGGAAGAACATCGGCAAGCTGCCCGGGCTGCTGCCCTTGCTGACGGGCTGGACCGATCATCGCGATCTGCCCAAGCCCGGCGCTTCCTTCCGCTCCTGGTGGGATCAGCACGAGAAGGACCGCGCCGCGCAGGGCCCGGCGCACGATCCGGGCTCCACGGACGAGGAGCACTCATGA